A segment of the Synechococcus sp. CBW1002 genome:
GCCGATGGCCACATCAGCGAGGTGGAGCTGGACCTGTTGCAGCGCTGGAGCCGCGAGCTGCAGGTGGCTGAGGCGGTGGTGGCCCAGCTGAGCGTGGACGCCTGCGGCGTGCCCCATCCCCAGGCCCTCGACGGCCTGCGCCAGTGGCTCGATGGCATCCAGCCGAATGATCCGGCGGTGGCACGCTTTCTGGTGAAGCTGATCCCGGCCCAGTGCCCCTTCGAGCGGGACGTGGTGCTCTTTGGCCGCAAGCTGGTGCACATCCCGCCGATGTGCAAGATCAACCCCCTCTACGACCAGCTGGTGGCCCTGCGCTTCCGTTGCCTCTGCCGCCTCGAGGAGTCGGATGGCACTGATGCCACCTGATCTCAACGCCGGCCTTACCCCCCAGGTGCTGGTCTGGGGCGGCGGCAGCGGCGGCGTCGCCGCCGCCCTCCAGGCAGCCCGCAGCGGCGCCGACACCCTGCTGCTCACCCCCGCCTCCTGGCTGGGCGGCATGCTCAGCGCAGCCGGCGTCTGTGCCCCGGATGGCAATGAACTCTCTCCGTGGCAGAGCGGCCTCTGGGGTGCCCTGCTGCGGGCCCTGGAACACCGCGAGCCCAGCGGCCTGGATCACAACTGGGTGAGCTGTTTCGGGTTCCGGCCGCGAACGGCCGAGACGATCCTGCAGGAGTGGGTGGCGGCGGAGCCGCGGTTGCGCTGGTGGCCCGGCTGTCGCCTGCTCGACGTGCGCCGCTTGGGCGATCGGATCAGCGCTGTACGCGTCCAGGTCGGCCCTGAGGGCGGAACGAACCAGGGCGAGCGCCCATGGATCGAGCCGCAGCTGGTGATCGACGGCAGCGACCGCGGTGATCTGTTTCCCCTGGCAGAGGCCCCCTTCCGGCTGGGCTGGGAAGCCGCCGAAGACCATGGCGAACCCAGTGCCCCCAGCCGGGAGCGGTTGACCGGCGATCCGTTCTTTCGCCGCCAGCCGGTGCAGTCGCCCACCTGGGTGGTGATGGGCCAGCTGGATCAGGAGCGGTTGCCGGCCCCCGCAGAGCCGCCTGACCTGGCGGAACCCTTCCAGCAGGCCTGCAGCCGCTTTGGCCTGGAGCGCACCCTCACCTATGGCCGCCTGCCCGGCGGGTTGGTGATGCTCAACTGGCCGCTCTGTGGCAACGACTGGCACGAGGGGCTGGAGCAGGCCTTTTCGGGCGATGCCCTCCAGGACAACGCGCTGGAGCGGGCCATGCAGGCCCACAGCCTGGCCTTCCTGGCAACCCTCGAACAGGCCTGCGAGGGGGCCCTGGTGGCCGGCGATGCCTTTCCGGGGGCCCTGGCCCTGATGCCCTACTGGCGCGAAGGGCGCCGGCTGGTGGGCCGGGATCTGGTGCTGGAGCAGCACCTGCTGCCCCAGGGGGAGGGAGCCTCGATCGCGGCCCTGCCGCTGGAGGCCAGCGGCGCGATTGCAGCGATTGCGGTGGGGAACTACGCCAATGACCACCACTACCCGGGCGGTGACTGGCCCCTGGCGCCCAAGAGCTGCCGCTGGGGCGGCCGCTGGAGCGGCACGCCCTTCGCGCTTCCCTACGGCGCCCTGGTCAGCGCGACGGTGAGCAACCTGCTCGCCGCCGACAAGTGCCTCAGCGTCAGCCACATGGCCAACGGCGCAACCCGGCTGCAGCCGCTTGTGCTCAACATCGGCCAGGCCGCCGGACTGGCTGCCGCGCTCTGCCTGCGCCACGGTTGTACGCCAGCCGAGCTGCCGGTGCGAACACTGCAGGAGGCCCTGATCGACGACCGCCTGGCCCCAGCCAGCCCCGTGCCCCTGTGGGACACCCCCTGGCACCATCCGCAGCGGCGGAAGCGGCAGAAGCAGGTGCTCGATGATCCCTCGCTGCTCTCGCCTACAGGAACCTGGATGGGCCCGGCGCAGCCCGGCCACCAGCCACCGGCCTCACCCCACGAGCGGCTCTGGCAGGGAGAGCTGCGGCCCGATGGCCAGGGGGGTTACCGGCTGCGCGTATCCAGCCCAAGCCAGGCCGAGGCTGGCCGCGACTGGCCCCTGATCACCCTGGAGCCGGAGCTGCACCAGTGGCTGCTGCAGCTCGACAGCCCCCGATCGGTGCGGCTGATCGCCCATGCCAACCCCTGGGGGCCCTGGCTGCGGGCCTCACGCCTGACCGACTGAGGCCCGCCCCTGCAGACGCAGCTGATCGCGCAGGGGATCCACCTCGAGAACCCGAAGCAGCAGCGCATCGCCCGGATCGCTGCCTTCGGGGCATTCCGCCACCAGATCCATGGCCAGGTCTTCGACATGCACCAGAGCCAGCCGCTCCTGCGGACGGAGCCAGCGCAGAAACACCCCGGGCCACTGGTCACGCTGATGGGCCGCGAACCACACCTGCTGCCAGTGGCGGTGATCCTCACGGCTGATCTGAATCCCCTGCTTGACCGGGTCCTCCAGCTCGCTCAGCAACGCCGCCACGTCCTCCTCCGGCAATGGCGCCTGATCCGTCAGGGCGGCCTGCAGCTGGCGCTGCACGAGCAGATCGCCGTAGCGTCGGATCGGTGAGGTGGCCTGCGCGTATCCCTCCAGAGCGAGGCTGAAGTGGAGAGCCGGTTGGGTACCGGTGTGACTGCGACTGAGGCAGCGCTTGATGGCGGCGTGGCGCACCGGCCCCGGTGGCAACGCCTCAAGCTCGGCCGGCGACGGCAGCTCAGTCGGAAGCTGGCTGCGGTAGGGGAGTGCCAGACCCTCCCGGCGACCGAACTCGGCCACCACGGCCCCCGCCAGGATCATCGCTTCGGCCACCAGCAGCCGCGATGGACCCGGCTCGACGATCTCCAGCACCGGCTCGTCGCCGGCGGCGCGGATGCGGCCTTCGGGTTGATCCATCATCAGGGCGCCATGCTGCTGGCGCCAGCCACGCCGGCGCAGCAGCAGCTGGTGCAGGCAAAGCAGATCAGCCTCCTGCGGCGGCGCCAGTTCGATCAGCTCGTCGGCGTCGGCGTAGGAGAGGCGATAGGTGGGTTGAACCCAGCTGCGCTGCAGGCCGAAGTCGGCCACGGCCCCGGTGGCATCGAGCTCCACCCAGAGACTCCAGGCCGCACAGCGACGGCCCTGCACCAGGCTGAAGGGACCGGTGGAGAGGCACTCCGGAAACATCGGCAGGGTTCCCCCCGCCAGGTAGAGGCTGCTGGCCCGGCGTCGGGCTTCGAGGTCGAGCGCTGAACCCGCCGGCACCAGTCGACCCGGATCGGCCACATGAATCCAGAGGCGCTGCACACCACCCGGCAAGGTCTCGAGCGAGAGGCCGTCGTCAATGTCGCGGGTGTCGGCATCGTCGATCGTCACCATCCGGAGCCCGGTGAGATCCCGCCGCTGCTCATC
Coding sequences within it:
- a CDS encoding Mo-dependent nitrogenase C-terminal domain-containing protein, with product MPEGTETTGLCSLDAGLSPACRHIWLGALHQLALADGDFSEEEQHLLIHELKAELPDDSWDGIQQPGDGALVHRFGVGTELAEQFLRSAVMVALADGHISEVELDLLQRWSRELQVAEAVVAQLSVDACGVPHPQALDGLRQWLDGIQPNDPAVARFLVKLIPAQCPFERDVVLFGRKLVHIPPMCKINPLYDQLVALRFRCLCRLEESDGTDAT
- a CDS encoding FAD-dependent oxidoreductase yields the protein MPPDLNAGLTPQVLVWGGGSGGVAAALQAARSGADTLLLTPASWLGGMLSAAGVCAPDGNELSPWQSGLWGALLRALEHREPSGLDHNWVSCFGFRPRTAETILQEWVAAEPRLRWWPGCRLLDVRRLGDRISAVRVQVGPEGGTNQGERPWIEPQLVIDGSDRGDLFPLAEAPFRLGWEAAEDHGEPSAPSRERLTGDPFFRRQPVQSPTWVVMGQLDQERLPAPAEPPDLAEPFQQACSRFGLERTLTYGRLPGGLVMLNWPLCGNDWHEGLEQAFSGDALQDNALERAMQAHSLAFLATLEQACEGALVAGDAFPGALALMPYWREGRRLVGRDLVLEQHLLPQGEGASIAALPLEASGAIAAIAVGNYANDHHYPGGDWPLAPKSCRWGGRWSGTPFALPYGALVSATVSNLLAADKCLSVSHMANGATRLQPLVLNIGQAAGLAAALCLRHGCTPAELPVRTLQEALIDDRLAPASPVPLWDTPWHHPQRRKRQKQVLDDPSLLSPTGTWMGPAQPGHQPPASPHERLWQGELRPDGQGGYRLRVSSPSQAEAGRDWPLITLEPELHQWLLQLDSPRSVRLIAHANPWGPWLRASRLTD
- a CDS encoding ribonuclease catalytic domain-containing protein, which produces MPSRRQLGEAWHLLVEDGQPQPLSDFASLLGDGANPALLAACWLWLEGDQLLFRWRHGVVEPRPVDELRRLRRDRRRERLVLERRRRWHEALRRRQPLDPTTLDPEHRRDLELLMLWAGGDSTDPLPLELRQALQVAHCPAETGAIRHLMVDLGLWQPHHLPSLARSHWQHGFSDELLTEAEELVAQADQPQPGDEQRRDLTGLRMVTIDDADTRDIDDGLSLETLPGGVQRLWIHVADPGRLVPAGSALDLEARRRASSLYLAGGTLPMFPECLSTGPFSLVQGRRCAAWSLWVELDATGAVADFGLQRSWVQPTYRLSYADADELIELAPPQEADLLCLHQLLLRRRGWRQQHGALMMDQPEGRIRAAGDEPVLEIVEPGPSRLLVAEAMILAGAVVAEFGRREGLALPYRSQLPTELPSPAELEALPPGPVRHAAIKRCLSRSHTGTQPALHFSLALEGYAQATSPIRRYGDLLVQRQLQAALTDQAPLPEEDVAALLSELEDPVKQGIQISREDHRHWQQVWFAAHQRDQWPGVFLRWLRPQERLALVHVEDLAMDLVAECPEGSDPGDALLLRVLEVDPLRDQLRLQGRASVGQA